A genomic region of Lysinibacillus sp. 2017 contains the following coding sequences:
- a CDS encoding M55 family metallopeptidase → MKVYISADIEGITGTTVWSETELNAPDYAQFQKQMTKEVLAAIEGAIAGGATEILLKDAHDSARNILLEDLPENVKIIRGWTNEPMCMVAGLDASFDRAIFIGYHSEGGSERNPLAHTLSLLADVKINGEYASEFIINTYAAALHHVPVAFVSGDQGLIEHIARYNENIVTFATKEGIGSATINVSPQKTLNETKKLVEHAMKIDREQLQIELPKQFKIEIIYRDHMKAYRNSFYPGATFKKHNTVEFETSDYFEVLRILQFLT, encoded by the coding sequence ATGAAAGTTTATATTAGTGCAGATATTGAAGGAATTACAGGGACGACTGTTTGGAGCGAAACAGAGTTAAATGCACCAGATTATGCGCAGTTTCAAAAGCAAATGACAAAGGAAGTACTTGCCGCGATTGAAGGTGCGATTGCTGGAGGTGCAACAGAAATTTTATTAAAAGATGCCCATGATTCGGCACGAAACATTTTATTAGAAGACCTTCCAGAAAACGTGAAAATCATTCGAGGATGGACTAATGAGCCGATGTGCATGGTTGCCGGCTTAGATGCAAGTTTTGATCGCGCTATTTTTATCGGTTATCACAGTGAAGGTGGCAGCGAACGAAACCCATTAGCACATACTCTTAGCCTACTAGCTGATGTGAAAATCAATGGGGAATATGCGAGTGAATTTATCATTAATACCTACGCCGCAGCACTTCATCACGTACCCGTTGCATTTGTCAGTGGGGATCAAGGCCTAATCGAACATATTGCACGCTATAACGAAAACATCGTGACATTTGCGACAAAAGAAGGAATTGGTTCTGCAACGATTAATGTGAGTCCACAAAAAACGTTGAACGAAACGAAGAAACTGGTCGAACATGCTATGAAAATTGACCGTGAACAACTTCAAATTGAACTACCAAAACAGTTCAAAATTGAAATTATTTATAGAGATCATATGAAAGCTTACCGTAATTCATTTTATCCTGGTGCTACTTTTAAAAAACATAATACGGTGGAATTTGAAACATCGGATTATTTTGAAGTACTAAGAATTTTACAATTTTTAACTTAA
- a CDS encoding M15 family metallopeptidase, with amino-acid sequence MRCYTILEKYLHPIRIGIGAKERPPIIENKEPLIEMSPIENRLFIRSNYFEQGIPNSLKSIYLRQCAVERLLEALSYLPEKYSFILYDGFRPLQVQSYLFEQIQQNLQLTYPNWSFEEVQQETLKYVAFPSIEEGYPAPHLTGGAIDLTLGDEAGNPRDLGTDFDEMNAKSATVYFENHPFENEEAYKNRRLLFHSMTQAGFQNYEEEWWHYDFGNVTWAKKANAQVAVYGPIIATIKQHKVKEYQFK; translated from the coding sequence TTGAGGTGTTATACAATTCTAGAAAAATATTTACACCCGATTCGAATAGGAATAGGGGCAAAAGAGCGGCCACCAATTATTGAAAATAAGGAGCCGTTAATTGAAATGTCGCCGATTGAAAATCGTTTATTTATTCGTTCTAATTATTTTGAACAAGGTATTCCGAATAGTTTGAAATCCATTTATTTACGTCAGTGTGCAGTGGAAAGATTACTTGAAGCACTGTCATATTTACCTGAGAAGTACAGTTTCATTTTGTATGATGGCTTTCGACCGTTACAAGTTCAATCGTATTTATTTGAACAAATACAACAAAATTTGCAATTAACTTATCCTAATTGGTCTTTTGAAGAAGTACAGCAAGAAACATTAAAATATGTCGCATTTCCGAGCATTGAAGAAGGGTATCCTGCTCCGCATTTAACAGGTGGGGCCATTGATTTGACACTGGGTGATGAGGCGGGCAATCCTCGTGATTTAGGAACCGATTTTGATGAAATGAATGCAAAATCAGCGACCGTCTATTTTGAAAATCATCCATTTGAAAATGAAGAAGCCTATAAAAACCGTCGCTTATTATTTCACAGTATGACACAAGCAGGTTTCCAAAATTATGAGGAAGAATGGTGGCATTATGATTTTGGAAATGTCACTTGGGCGAAGAAAGCAAACGCACAAGTCGCCGTTTATGGACCGATTATTGCGACAATCAAACAACATAAAGTAAAGGAGTATCAATTCAAATGA
- a CDS encoding DUF4279 domain-containing protein, which translates to MEKTSLYAYISFTGKDDVDDFPVEVVTEMLGVQPTTILRMGERINDVHTRSFTSWQYESETLETLDVDDVLLPILNFFQDKADSINRLKEELNLNVQIELVITMIDGYTPGLVISPQFSRFASAINAFIDIDMYIYPFSEPEE; encoded by the coding sequence ATGGAGAAAACAAGTTTATATGCATACATTAGTTTTACTGGTAAGGATGATGTTGACGATTTTCCTGTCGAAGTAGTAACAGAGATGTTAGGTGTACAGCCCACAACAATTTTGCGAATGGGTGAAAGAATAAATGATGTACATACACGTTCATTTACATCCTGGCAATACGAATCTGAAACATTGGAAACACTTGATGTAGATGATGTTTTACTACCCATTTTAAATTTTTTTCAAGACAAAGCAGATTCAATTAACCGTTTAAAAGAAGAATTGAATTTGAATGTACAAATTGAATTAGTGATAACAATGATAGATGGTTATACACCAGGTTTGGTAATTTCTCCTCAATTTAGTAGATTTGCTTCCGCTATCAATGCATTTATTGATATTGATATGTATATATATCCTTTTAGTGAACCTGAGGAATAA
- a CDS encoding YesK family protein yields MDALMLEGWTPILLCGIMFAIGMYIISRKVSRKALILTATVLSLICIGLIIFSKDVVGGWDGIFLAYFTITIFVGVWIGTFIGAISKR; encoded by the coding sequence ATGGATGCTTTGATGTTAGAGGGATGGACTCCTATATTACTTTGCGGAATTATGTTTGCAATTGGGATGTATATTATATCCCGTAAGGTTTCAAGAAAAGCTTTAATTTTAACTGCCACTGTATTAAGTCTAATTTGTATTGGATTAATTATTTTTAGCAAAGATGTAGTTGGTGGTTGGGACGGTATCTTTTTGGCTTACTTCACGATTACTATTTTTGTAGGAGTATGGATAGGTACTTTTATTGGAGCTATTTCAAAGAGGTAA
- a CDS encoding P1 family peptidase yields the protein MKIRERGILIGQLQPGKKNCITDVVGVKVGHVTLDSPLNEQGEKACTGVTAILPHGGNLFQQKVTAASYVLNGFGKSTGLVQVNELGVIESPIMLTNTFGIPAVTQGTLEYLLEQNEEIGILTGTINIVVGECNDGHLNSIRHCPVLPEHAKESIENATNSVAEEGAVGAGKGMMCFGYKGGIGSASRIVEVADTDQTYMLGCLVLSNFGSSNEFMKERYTTTKQQANSTIAPTDGSIIIVLATDAPLSSRQLTRVIKRCGIGLGRTGSNFSNGSGDIVIGFTTAHQIPHKTNELVEARAQLRDDHPMMNQLFTAAAEATEEAILNSMSQAKTTVGRQGHVVEKYQFN from the coding sequence ATGAAAATTCGTGAACGAGGTATACTAATTGGCCAATTACAGCCAGGTAAAAAAAATTGCATAACTGATGTTGTGGGTGTGAAAGTGGGACATGTTACGCTTGATAGTCCTTTAAATGAACAAGGGGAAAAGGCTTGTACAGGTGTGACGGCCATTTTACCGCATGGCGGAAATCTATTTCAGCAAAAGGTAACAGCCGCAAGTTATGTGTTAAATGGGTTTGGGAAATCGACAGGTCTTGTACAAGTGAATGAGCTAGGTGTTATCGAATCACCGATTATGTTGACGAATACATTCGGAATACCAGCCGTTACACAAGGGACATTAGAATACTTACTTGAACAAAATGAAGAGATTGGCATTTTAACAGGGACAATAAATATCGTCGTCGGGGAATGTAATGATGGTCATTTAAATTCAATTCGTCATTGTCCCGTTTTACCAGAGCATGCAAAGGAATCCATTGAAAATGCGACGAATTCAGTGGCTGAAGAAGGCGCGGTTGGTGCAGGTAAAGGAATGATGTGCTTTGGCTACAAAGGGGGAATTGGAAGTGCTTCTAGAATCGTAGAAGTAGCGGACACGGATCAAACGTATATGCTTGGTTGTCTCGTGTTATCGAATTTTGGTTCAAGTAATGAATTTATGAAAGAGCGTTATACAACTACGAAACAGCAGGCGAATTCTACCATTGCGCCTACAGATGGGTCAATTATTATTGTATTAGCAACAGACGCCCCGCTTAGTAGTAGACAATTGACACGTGTGATTAAAAGATGCGGGATTGGGCTAGGTCGAACAGGTAGTAACTTTTCAAACGGAAGTGGTGACATTGTTATCGGCTTTACAACGGCTCATCAAATACCACATAAAACAAATGAACTTGTCGAAGCACGAGCTCAACTACGTGATGATCACCCAATGATGAATCAATTATTTACTGCAGCAGCTGAAGCAACAGAAGAAGCGATACTTAATTCAATGTCACAAGCGAAAACAACAGTAGGTAGACAAGGACATGTCGTTGAAAAATATCAATTTAATTAA
- a CDS encoding alpha/beta hydrolase, translated as MKTPFNYLHKTPAVQGDKQPAIFLLHGLGSDEKDLVQLVESFSSQCHIFSLQGPIQHRPGYAFYTFEEEGKPDRAIFDKVLKAVEAFIFEAIQEFNLDEKQIYVVGFNQGAAMAGSLAMVMGNAIRGTAILSGYLPEFAALEYSKKTMDETKIFISHGEYDYDFPFVWAEHASNFFNEYGTKVVFKSYPIGHGVCEQNLQDLIAFLAEDLPTTLN; from the coding sequence ATGAAAACACCATTTAATTATTTACACAAAACACCAGCAGTACAGGGGGATAAACAACCCGCCATTTTCTTATTACACGGTTTAGGAAGTGATGAAAAGGATTTAGTACAATTAGTTGAATCATTTTCATCACAGTGCCACATTTTCAGTTTACAAGGACCGATTCAGCATCGTCCTGGCTATGCTTTTTATACGTTTGAAGAAGAGGGCAAGCCAGATCGTGCCATTTTCGACAAAGTGTTAAAAGCGGTAGAGGCGTTTATTTTTGAAGCGATTCAAGAATTTAATTTAGATGAAAAGCAAATTTATGTAGTTGGCTTTAATCAAGGAGCGGCCATGGCGGGATCGTTAGCAATGGTTATGGGCAATGCAATACGAGGCACTGCGATATTAAGTGGTTATTTACCAGAGTTTGCTGCGCTAGAATATAGTAAAAAAACAATGGATGAAACGAAGATTTTCATTTCACATGGTGAATATGATTATGATTTCCCATTTGTGTGGGCAGAGCATGCCTCAAACTTCTTTAATGAATACGGCACGAAAGTCGTGTTCAAATCGTATCCAATAGGGCACGGTGTATGCGAACAAAATTTACAAGATTTAATTGCCTTTTTGGCTGAAGATTTACCAACAACTTTAAATTAA
- a CDS encoding EAL domain-containing protein encodes MKLDQLIPLSKDRLFIWLKTLSNQLSKGTVIIDFHDSNLSIVHANEEFLQLTNYSIEQLIGQNFSIFNGHRTDTETANEFIYHIQNGVSRKFTILNYTLGGSTFWNNITIHPIRDENQKIQYIFLTCEDYTENELNKMLSKLEHEVYEAIDADDDLQFILTLITKKIENHYIRDVYCTIHLFDEQLKAQTIGSNTLPIEIINELELIKVTPNMGFNESAIYLKDIKLTQQQRQSFYNFQLNDVCGTWSKPILTPQYDLLGMLTLFHQEDNELKQADINYLNRLALLIQLAIKYAKQKNELRRLAFYDVETTLPNTHYFKTTLFDWIDEGKKGFVAILHAREYNKIIDLYGRKAGADLLKQIADRLDQLNTPGKEFVARFSNSIIMAKINNYTNLLNYLPVLKQLITEPYLINGEKNYITLKIGVTFFDKQSTIDQCIHKADIALSTSRKVNGTYAAVFEENSNQKLAEEMKIFNHLSCGILNEEFQVHLQPKVNIETLEIEGFEGLSRWNSKVLGNVSPAKFIPIAEQSGKIKEIDLLNFKFVLTWLQNRINDNKKVLPIALNVSPDHFYDPKFIENIVNVFSQFEVPAKYIKFEVTESIELDDLTKAKEILNTLNTMGIESSIDDFGVGYSSLSYLPQLPFSELKIDRSFINEITEPGMHAVVQTIIQLANNINMRVIAEGIETEEQLKLLQQLGCPAGQGYYFYKPMPIEEAEKLLDIEQKR; translated from the coding sequence ATGAAACTCGATCAATTAATACCCCTATCAAAAGACAGATTATTTATTTGGCTAAAAACCTTAAGTAACCAGCTTTCGAAAGGCACTGTAATCATTGATTTCCATGATTCAAATCTTTCTATTGTTCATGCCAACGAAGAATTTCTTCAATTAACAAATTACTCAATCGAGCAACTCATTGGACAAAATTTTTCAATCTTTAATGGTCATCGTACAGATACAGAAACTGCAAATGAATTTATATATCACATTCAAAATGGTGTGTCACGGAAATTTACAATTTTAAATTATACATTGGGTGGCTCTACATTTTGGAATAATATTACGATTCATCCGATTCGAGACGAAAATCAAAAAATACAATATATTTTCCTAACGTGTGAAGACTACACAGAGAACGAGTTAAATAAAATGCTTTCTAAACTTGAGCATGAAGTATACGAAGCAATTGATGCCGATGACGATTTACAATTCATTTTGACATTAATTACAAAAAAAATTGAGAATCACTATATCCGCGATGTATATTGTACGATTCATCTGTTTGACGAACAGCTAAAAGCGCAAACAATTGGTTCCAATACATTGCCAATCGAAATTATCAATGAACTTGAGCTAATAAAAGTTACGCCAAATATGGGCTTTAATGAATCAGCCATCTATTTAAAAGATATCAAACTAACACAACAACAACGACAATCATTTTACAATTTCCAATTAAACGATGTCTGTGGTACTTGGTCAAAACCGATTTTAACACCACAATATGACTTATTAGGGATGTTGACATTATTTCATCAAGAAGATAACGAATTAAAACAAGCAGATATCAACTATTTAAATCGACTTGCACTTTTAATTCAGCTTGCTATAAAGTATGCGAAACAGAAAAATGAGCTTCGACGTTTAGCTTTTTATGATGTCGAAACAACCCTTCCAAATACGCATTATTTTAAAACAACTCTTTTTGATTGGATAGACGAAGGAAAAAAAGGTTTTGTCGCTATCCTACACGCAAGAGAGTATAACAAAATAATCGATTTATATGGAAGGAAAGCTGGGGCCGATTTATTAAAACAAATTGCGGACCGATTAGATCAACTAAATACACCAGGAAAAGAGTTTGTAGCCCGCTTCTCTAATTCAATTATTATGGCAAAAATAAACAATTATACAAATTTATTAAATTACCTACCCGTTCTCAAACAATTAATAACCGAGCCTTACCTCATCAACGGAGAAAAAAATTATATTACATTGAAAATTGGTGTTACCTTTTTCGATAAACAATCTACAATCGACCAATGTATTCACAAAGCAGACATTGCATTATCAACGTCACGTAAAGTAAACGGTACTTATGCAGCTGTTTTTGAGGAAAATAGTAATCAAAAATTAGCGGAAGAAATGAAAATTTTTAACCATTTAAGTTGTGGGATTTTAAACGAAGAATTCCAAGTTCATTTACAGCCGAAAGTAAATATTGAAACACTTGAAATTGAAGGTTTTGAAGGTCTCTCTCGTTGGAATTCAAAAGTTCTCGGCAATGTATCACCCGCAAAATTCATTCCCATAGCAGAACAATCAGGAAAAATTAAAGAAATCGATTTATTAAATTTCAAATTTGTTTTAACATGGCTTCAAAATCGGATCAATGATAACAAAAAAGTATTACCGATTGCACTAAATGTATCGCCCGATCATTTTTATGATCCTAAATTTATTGAAAATATCGTAAACGTGTTTTCACAATTTGAAGTTCCTGCTAAGTATATTAAATTTGAAGTAACAGAAAGTATTGAATTAGATGATTTAACAAAAGCGAAGGAAATTTTAAATACGCTAAATACTATGGGAATTGAAAGTTCGATTGACGACTTTGGTGTTGGTTATTCATCCCTTAGTTATCTACCACAACTGCCATTTTCAGAATTAAAAATTGATCGTAGCTTTATCAACGAAATAACTGAACCTGGTATGCATGCAGTCGTACAAACGATCATCCAGCTTGCAAACAATATTAATATGCGTGTAATTGCAGAAGGTATTGAAACAGAAGAGCAACTTAAACTGCTCCAACAATTAGGCTGTCCAGCAGGGCAAGGTTATTATTTCTACAAGCCAATGCCGATTGAAGAAGCGGAAAAATTACTTGATATTGAACAAAAGCGCTAA
- a CDS encoding DNA helicase, protein MTTDQIQKEITTYIEKVLFFLTNKTDVKQFEQMIQQNVNQKRESATSTEDFYDRLMLNIAYFVDNKTAWTQIVRDTYGSGSFPKVSFIENELMAQQMRIRNDVAEKMDDYKEAFHKQYKELNVSDEDVIYDYAYASIEHTLRIDFLTYVTIKNAETLTEGNIDETLKMMDGYIAYYADQIVNQMTLS, encoded by the coding sequence ATGACAACAGATCAAATTCAAAAAGAAATTACAACATACATTGAAAAAGTACTTTTTTTTCTAACAAACAAAACCGATGTGAAGCAATTTGAACAAATGATTCAACAAAATGTCAATCAAAAACGTGAGTCAGCAACTTCAACAGAAGATTTTTATGATCGCCTCATGTTAAATATTGCGTATTTTGTTGACAATAAAACAGCTTGGACACAGATTGTACGTGATACATATGGTTCTGGGTCATTTCCAAAAGTGAGCTTTATCGAAAACGAATTAATGGCGCAGCAAATGCGAATTCGTAATGATGTTGCAGAAAAAATGGATGACTATAAAGAAGCATTTCACAAGCAATATAAAGAACTTAATGTTTCAGATGAAGATGTAATCTATGATTATGCATATGCATCGATCGAACATACACTACGCATTGATTTTTTAACTTATGTAACGATAAAAAATGCGGAAACGTTAACTGAAGGAAATATCGACGAGACGTTAAAAATGATGGACGGCTATATTGCTTACTACGCCGACCAAATTGTTAATCAAATGACGCTTTCTTAA
- a CDS encoding amidohydrolase family protein → MKLKNVTYLNQDMKFETQNIEIIDGEIHFDFHDVNDEGTIDCSHYFVIPGLINAHFHSYSPLTKGLMKETSIEDWSNNTKQGKIQKLFFDYIDNEISEEDFVYVAQKSYIDMVKNGVTFVSDSDPQTPQLLADAIKELGIRAIIDTYGEIGDYYHKSEGTVLFGTHLLEEEDFTETDLNKLKEIKNNYNSIMMTHCLENEWRYNIVNSKFGKSSIEIYNELDLLDDKTVLFHGVFMSKHDIELVAKHNSSIVHCPLSNLDTGAGVADVNYMLENGVNVSLGTDYVHTNMWELMRLTYYLLKTTSPVQKYSSEDIFKMATINGAKAYGLHESIGQIKAGYKADLVFIKKNLDLEPLINNEDFSNYLHNLLFYSKEDSIQHVMVEGKWVMKDRKMVTVDERNVESKYNKITEGFLNYLRDQS, encoded by the coding sequence ATGAAATTAAAAAATGTAACATATCTAAATCAGGATATGAAATTTGAAACACAAAATATTGAAATTATAGATGGTGAAATTCATTTCGATTTTCATGATGTAAACGATGAAGGAACAATCGATTGCTCGCATTATTTTGTAATCCCTGGATTGATTAATGCTCATTTCCATAGTTATTCGCCCTTAACTAAAGGATTGATGAAGGAAACATCCATTGAGGATTGGAGCAACAATACGAAGCAAGGAAAAATACAAAAACTATTTTTTGATTATATCGACAATGAAATTTCAGAAGAGGATTTTGTGTATGTTGCGCAAAAGAGCTATATTGATATGGTTAAAAATGGGGTAACGTTTGTAAGTGATTCTGATCCACAAACACCACAATTACTAGCTGACGCAATAAAAGAGCTTGGAATACGCGCAATCATTGATACATATGGAGAAATTGGCGATTATTATCATAAATCAGAAGGAACGGTTTTATTTGGTACGCATTTATTAGAGGAAGAAGATTTCACTGAAACGGATTTAAATAAATTAAAAGAAATCAAAAACAACTATAACTCTATCATGATGACACATTGTTTAGAGAATGAATGGAGATATAACATCGTTAACTCTAAATTTGGAAAATCGAGTATCGAAATTTACAATGAACTAGATTTACTAGATGATAAAACCGTTCTCTTTCACGGAGTTTTTATGTCGAAGCATGATATAGAGTTAGTGGCCAAACATAATAGCTCTATCGTTCATTGTCCACTCTCTAACTTAGATACAGGTGCAGGTGTCGCAGATGTTAATTATATGCTTGAAAATGGAGTCAACGTTTCTTTAGGAACGGATTACGTTCATACGAACATGTGGGAGTTAATGCGATTGACTTACTATTTATTGAAAACCACTAGTCCTGTTCAAAAATATTCTTCAGAGGATATTTTTAAAATGGCGACTATAAATGGAGCTAAAGCATATGGTTTACACGAAAGTATCGGACAAATAAAAGCAGGTTATAAAGCAGACTTAGTTTTTATTAAGAAAAATTTGGATTTAGAACCATTGATTAATAACGAGGATTTTTCTAATTATCTTCACAACTTATTATTTTATAGTAAAGAGGATTCCATCCAACATGTAATGGTTGAAGGTAAATGGGTTATGAAAGATCGAAAAATGGTGACAGTAGATGAAAGAAATGTAGAGAGTAAATATAACAAAATTACGGAAGGTTTTTTAAACTATTTAAGAGATCAATCTTAA
- a CDS encoding 23S rRNA methyltransferase yields MKKLIPLLLFASILTGCGDTYSEIKEAVSGIGSKANDAAAAISVEVHTLRAVELQYNNETFTINDLFKTTLRDVQWLYDEKKQYLKITGTWKDNELFADQQYNDTKKAQLRENGDVEVHLFFDNETLIEEKTTVTMQLQSETLIDETGTDALDHFYKVYAAQ; encoded by the coding sequence ATGAAAAAATTAATTCCACTTTTACTATTTGCATCGATACTTACAGGTTGTGGAGATACTTACAGCGAAATTAAAGAGGCGGTTTCTGGTATAGGCTCAAAGGCGAATGATGCAGCAGCAGCCATTTCAGTTGAGGTACATACGCTTCGGGCGGTTGAACTACAATACAACAACGAAACTTTTACAATTAACGACCTTTTTAAAACTACTTTACGTGATGTTCAATGGCTTTATGATGAAAAAAAACAATATTTAAAAATCACTGGTACCTGGAAAGACAATGAACTTTTTGCTGATCAACAATATAATGACACGAAAAAAGCGCAATTACGCGAAAACGGCGATGTCGAAGTGCATTTATTTTTTGATAATGAAACATTAATTGAAGAAAAGACAACCGTTACCATGCAGCTTCAATCGGAAACATTAATTGATGAGACAGGAACAGATGCTTTAGATCATTTTTACAAAGTATACGCAGCACAATAA
- a CDS encoding CsbD family protein — protein sequence MSSGFSDKLKSTGNKIKGEVKETVGEKTNDPKLQAEGKLDQLKGEAQEKIADVKEAISDKFNNGSK from the coding sequence ATGTCGAGTGGATTTTCTGATAAATTAAAAAGTACAGGTAATAAAATTAAAGGGGAAGTAAAAGAAACGGTTGGGGAAAAAACAAATGACCCAAAATTACAAGCTGAAGGAAAATTAGATCAGTTAAAAGGGGAAGCACAAGAAAAAATTGCTGATGTAAAAGAAGCGATTTCAGACAAATTCAACAATGGATCAAAATAG
- a CDS encoding NUDIX domain-containing protein yields the protein MSSHIRVRAGAIIIENNEILLTVYNDPIRGIVYDLPAGGAEPNESITDTVKREAKEETCIDVEVGPLAFVYEYTPHLNFEKFGNIHTLVMMFECKIKSPSTPKFPENPDSNQIDVRWVPILELQNIEMYANIGPYLQEYTQNPRNIDLIEEHKLNLNEVYRVR from the coding sequence ATGTCTTCTCATATTAGAGTACGGGCTGGTGCAATAATCATAGAAAATAATGAAATATTATTAACGGTGTATAACGACCCAATAAGAGGTATCGTTTACGATTTACCTGCTGGTGGAGCGGAACCCAATGAATCAATTACAGATACAGTTAAAAGAGAAGCTAAAGAAGAGACGTGTATAGATGTAGAAGTAGGTCCTCTGGCTTTTGTTTATGAATACACACCTCATCTTAATTTTGAAAAGTTTGGGAACATACATACATTGGTTATGATGTTTGAATGCAAAATAAAAAGCCCTAGTACACCAAAATTCCCAGAAAACCCAGATTCAAATCAAATAGATGTTAGATGGGTTCCTATTTTAGAGTTACAAAATATTGAAATGTACGCAAACATCGGACCTTATTTACAAGAATATACGCAAAATCCTAGAAACATTGATTTAATAGAAGAGCATAAACTAAATCTAAATGAGGTTTATCGAGTTCGTTAG